Within the Gordonia westfalica genome, the region GCCCGCGTCCCAGGCATGCGACGGCCCGGCCGGGTGGTATCGGGGGTCGGAGACCGGCGGCGTCGGCACGTAGGGCGGGTTGCAGGTCACGACGTCGTACTTCCCCACGTGGCGGGTCAGATCGCCGTGTTCGACCCGGACGGACACCCCCGCCGATCTCGCGGCCCGACGCGCATACGCGACGGCATCGGCGGATGCGTCGACCGCGGTCACCTCCGCCGCACCTCGGCGAGCAGCGGCGACAGCGATCGCCCCACTGCCGGTGCACAGGTCGAGGACGCGTTTGCCGTCCACGCCTTGTGCACGTACCAGGCCGATGAGGAGTTCGGTGTCCTGCTGCGGCAGATAGACCTCGCCGACCGTGCTGGTGGCGACCCCGGAAAGGGCGTCAGGGACTCGCGCCGAGGCGAGCGATGCGGATGTCAGCGTCACCAGAGGATCGTTCCCTCGGGCGGTGCTCGCGAAACCTCAGCCGGGGGTGGCCGACGCCCGATTCGGTTCGGTGACGTCGATTCCGGCCTCGCGCCAGGCGTCACGCAGGGCGTCCGCCCCCTTGAGACGCACCCAGGCCGCCTCGTTCGCGGTGATCGGCACCGCGCGGAGCAGACGGACGGGGTCCATCGGGTCGGGCAGCTCGACCTCGCCCAGGTCGTCAGAGGTGAGCAGCACCGCCGTACAGGTGGCACCGTCCCAGAGCGGTTCACCCAGATCGACGAGGGCATCGGCGTCGAGGATCAGTCCTTCCACCGCGGGTGCGGCGGCCAGCGTCGCCAGTCGCTTGTGCAGGCCCGGGAGCGGCGACCCCGCCCGCATACGCACCACCAGCTCGGCCCGGGGCCCGCGCACCGGGTCGGCGTGGAGGTCGGTCGGGTCGGTCATCGGATGGCGCGCGCACCCGGAGGTGACGTACACCAGCTCACCGGGGCCGGAATCGTCGAGCACGAACCGCAGCACATCGATCGGCTCCACGCCGAGGAACGTCACCGACGCCCGCTGCGGTTCGGCGCCGAGCCGCTCCCTGAGATGTCTCCCGACGAGGTCGGTCACCGCTTCAGTCACGTCCGACAGGCTACCGAGAAGACTGCGACCGATTTGAGCCCTCGTCTAGCCTGGAGCAA harbors:
- a CDS encoding HemK2/MTQ2 family protein methyltransferase — its product is MTLTSASLASARVPDALSGVATSTVGEVYLPQQDTELLIGLVRAQGVDGKRVLDLCTGSGAIAVAAARRGAAEVTAVDASADAVAYARRAARSAGVSVRVEHGDLTRHVGKYDVVTCNPPYVPTPPVSDPRYHPAGPSHAWDAGLDGRAVLDLLCAHVPTLLRPGGAFLLVHSEFADEEASLRSLRAGGLTAEIVAERYISFGPVMTARAEWLEERGLLECGCRVERLVGIAAVAPADELDGESSERHTADTEKSA
- a CDS encoding suppressor of fused domain protein: MTEAVTDLVGRHLRERLGAEPQRASVTFLGVEPIDVLRFVLDDSGPGELVYVTSGCARHPMTDPTDLHADPVRGPRAELVVRMRAGSPLPGLHKRLATLAAAPAVEGLILDADALVDLGEPLWDGATCTAVLLTSDDLGEVELPDPMDPVRLLRAVPITANEAAWVRLKGADALRDAWREAGIDVTEPNRASATPG